The Insulibacter thermoxylanivorax region GTATTATGGATGGCTTCTTCTTACAGGGTCAGCATCTTTGTATATAGTCGTTACCTTCTGGCCGAATTACCTGGATAACGAATTTCCGCTTTTTACCGATCTGACCGTCTTTATTTTGTTTATACCTTGTTTTTATCTTCTTGGGACAGGCATCCCGTCACAGATCATCTGGCAGCTCGCTCAACCCCCCTATTACAGATGGTCATGGCTGGTGTTCAATTATGCCGTCCTGTCGATCTTGGTGATGCTTCTATTTGATTACAGCATGCAGACCAATTTGATGTGCATGTTTATAGGGGGAATTACATCGGCCGTGTACTTGATGATCTCACGCTTGCTTCATCTGCTGACGATAAGTGACGATAAGGATAAGATGATAAAATGATGGGGCATCAAGGAAGTTCTTGCGGGGAAACGATCACACTTTCGTGCAAACATATGGGGGGGACTCCTTAAGGAGCCCCACATATATTCGCAACCTGTCATGATGCTCTTGTAACGGTTCCAGCCGCTTATGGCAACCGCCGCGATATGCAGTTGGTCATTATCGCTTCATGAAGCCCTTGCTCTGCAAGAAATCCTTCATATGAAGGCGGATCGGCTCCGTGAGTCTCTTCCGCATCTGAATGGACCAAACAGTGCTGTCTTTGCCGCCGCTTCGCTCACGCATATATTGCGAATAGATGCGGTCATACGCATCGATTCCCGGCTCAATCCGTTCCGTTTGATACGTATCCGTGTGCAGGACGGCATCAAGCGGGAGCCGCGGCCGGGACAGCGGTGCTTGGTCCGGTATGCCGATGCACATGCCGAACAGCGGATAGACCAGCTCAGGCAGGTTCAACAGCTCAGATACCTCTGCGATCTGATTGCGCAGTCCGCCGATATAGACGATCCCGAGCCCCAGAGATTCCGCGGCAACAGCGGCATTCTGCGCAGCCAAGGCCGTATCCACCGTTGCTATTAATAGATTCTCTACCGAATCCGCATAGGTGTCTTGCTTCACATGGCCGGCGCCCGCTTGCTGCGTGCTGCTTCCGGCCCCTGTCTGCTCGCTGCTCTCCATCTGCTGCCCGCTGCTGCCGTTCTGTTGCTCGCCGCCGCCAACCTCCGCATGTTTGGCCGCCGCTTTGCCGAGCCGGTACAGATCTGCACACCACACAAGGAAGACCGGGCAATCCATCACATATTGCTGGTTCCCTGACAGCTTCATGAGCTGTTCACGCAGATTCCGATCCTTAATCGCAATCACGCTGTAGGCCTGGACATTGCTTGAAGTAGAGGCCATCTGGGCCGCACGGACGATCGTTTCTACCGTTGAATCTGGAATCGGATCAGGTTTGAATTTTCGAATCGAACGGTGCTTCATCAGCAACTCGATCACTTGATTCATACGGCATCCATGCTCCTTTATC contains the following coding sequences:
- a CDS encoding NADPH-dependent oxidoreductase — protein: MNQVIELLMKHRSIRKFKPDPIPDSTVETIVRAAQMASTSSNVQAYSVIAIKDRNLREQLMKLSGNQQYVMDCPVFLVWCADLYRLGKAAAKHAEVGGGEQQNGSSGQQMESSEQTGAGSSTQQAGAGHVKQDTYADSVENLLIATVDTALAAQNAAVAAESLGLGIVYIGGLRNQIAEVSELLNLPELVYPLFGMCIGIPDQAPLSRPRLPLDAVLHTDTYQTERIEPGIDAYDRIYSQYMRERSGGKDSTVWSIQMRKRLTEPIRLHMKDFLQSKGFMKR